One stretch of Thermanaerosceptrum fracticalcis DNA includes these proteins:
- a CDS encoding helix-turn-helix transcriptional regulator: MQLTERQELIIKIVQDQGPITGEEIADLIGLTRATLRPDLALLTKSGLLEARPKVGYYYTGKSLSSKLSEEIKKLKVKDFKAIPAVVSDKSSVYDVIVALFVQDVGTIYIVSEGGILEGVVSRKDLLKIALGQVDIHKIPITVVMTRMPNIISTTPEESLLAAAQKLINHEIDSLPVVRPVTVEGRERLEVIGRVTKTTITKAFVELGADKLIQRGERP, translated from the coding sequence ATTCAACTGACTGAGCGCCAGGAACTGATCATCAAGATAGTACAGGACCAGGGGCCCATCACGGGAGAGGAAATAGCCGATCTCATCGGGCTTACCAGAGCTACGCTGCGCCCTGACCTGGCTCTCCTCACCAAATCCGGCTTACTGGAAGCCCGGCCCAAGGTGGGCTATTATTATACGGGTAAGAGTCTTTCCTCCAAGCTCTCGGAGGAAATAAAGAAACTGAAGGTGAAAGATTTTAAGGCGATTCCGGCCGTAGTAAGTGATAAATCGTCTGTTTACGATGTGATTGTAGCCTTGTTCGTTCAGGACGTGGGCACTATTTACATCGTTAGTGAGGGTGGGATTTTAGAAGGCGTAGTCTCACGCAAGGATTTATTAAAGATAGCATTAGGTCAGGTGGATATTCATAAGATACCCATAACAGTAGTCATGACACGGATGCCCAACATTATCAGCACTACACCCGAAGAATCTCTGTTGGCGGCCGCGCAAAAACTCATCAACCACGAAATTGATTCCCTCCCTGTAGTACGTCCAGTCACGGTTGAGGGACGTGAAAGATTAGAGGTTATCGGCCGAGTTACGAAAACTACCATAACGAAAGCATTTGTCGAATTAGGTGCAGACAAATTAATTCAGAGGGGGGAAAGACCATAG
- the sdaAA gene encoding L-serine ammonia-lyase, iron-sulfur-dependent, subunit alpha: MEWSSLAEMAACAEEQGISLGRLVFLGEVQDTEGQERSVYERMSKSWQVMKEAVQEGLNNPSKSRGGMIGGEGHKLAAYLKKGRSLSGDVLDAVSRALAVAELNAAMGKIVAAPTAGSCGIIPGVLTMLQEKLNLSDEAVIYALFAASGIGLIIAQRASLSGAQGGCQAECGSAAAMAAAAVVELAGGTPFQVLDAVAISMKNNLGLVCDPVAGLVEVPCAKRNALGAANALVAADMALAGIVSVIPADEVIGAMGEIGRTMPEALRETAQGGLARTPTGLKLAKKFLSLE; this comes from the coding sequence ATGGAATGGAGTTCATTGGCTGAAATGGCTGCCTGCGCAGAGGAGCAGGGGATTTCCCTTGGTCGCCTGGTTTTTCTGGGAGAGGTCCAGGACACGGAAGGCCAAGAAAGATCAGTATATGAACGAATGAGCAAAAGCTGGCAGGTCATGAAGGAGGCCGTGCAGGAAGGGCTTAACAACCCCAGTAAATCCCGGGGCGGGATGATCGGGGGGGAAGGGCATAAATTAGCGGCTTACCTCAAGAAAGGCAGGTCTTTAAGCGGGGACGTATTGGACGCAGTGAGCAGAGCCTTGGCTGTGGCAGAATTAAATGCTGCCATGGGTAAGATTGTGGCGGCGCCCACGGCGGGTTCCTGCGGCATTATTCCGGGGGTATTGACCATGCTGCAGGAAAAACTAAACCTTTCCGATGAGGCTGTTATCTACGCTCTATTTGCGGCTTCGGGTATAGGACTCATCATTGCCCAGCGTGCCTCCCTTTCCGGTGCCCAGGGGGGCTGCCAGGCTGAATGCGGTTCGGCGGCAGCCATGGCTGCTGCAGCAGTCGTAGAACTGGCGGGTGGCACCCCTTTTCAGGTATTGGATGCCGTTGCCATCAGTATGAAAAATAACCTGGGCCTGGTCTGTGACCCTGTGGCAGGTCTGGTGGAAGTACCCTGTGCCAAACGAAATGCCCTGGGAGCCGCCAATGCCCTGGTAGCGGCTGATATGGCCCTGGCAGGTATAGTAAGTGTAATCCCGGCTGATGAGGTGATCGGGGCTATGGGAGAAATCGGCAGGACTATGCCCGAAGCATTAAGAGAGACGGCTCAGGGTGGGTTAGCCAGGACTCCTACCGGGTTAAAATTAGCGAAAAAATTTTTAAGTTTAGAGTAA
- a CDS encoding pyruvate, water dikinase regulatory protein, with the protein MRCRQINSEGGKTIAIPVVYVISDSIGETAEFVAKAAASQFNSGEIEIRRIPYVSDEEHLEQVLSEASEYKAVVAYTLVVPALRQRLAEIAQEKGLIVVDVIGPMLEALGKVSKTTPRLEPGLLHKLDDEYFRKVEAIEFAVKYDDGKDPRGVLYADVVLIGISRTSKTPLCMYLAHKRLKAANIPLVPEVAPPEELFKLPPRKVIGLTIKPEILNPIRQERLKALGLASNADYASMERILHELDYAENIMKKLGCPVIDVSNKAVEETASKILQIYYRGDRNEK; encoded by the coding sequence ATTAGGTGCAGACAAATTAATTCAGAGGGGGGAAAGACCATAGCTATTCCAGTCGTCTATGTGATTTCAGATTCCATCGGTGAAACAGCCGAGTTTGTAGCCAAAGCCGCAGCCAGCCAGTTTAATTCCGGGGAAATTGAGATAAGAAGAATTCCTTACGTATCAGACGAGGAACATTTAGAACAGGTACTCTCGGAAGCCAGTGAATATAAGGCAGTGGTGGCTTATACTTTAGTGGTACCCGCTTTACGCCAGCGGCTAGCGGAAATTGCCCAGGAGAAGGGGCTAATTGTGGTCGATGTCATAGGTCCTATGCTAGAGGCCCTGGGAAAGGTTAGTAAGACTACACCACGGTTAGAACCGGGGTTATTGCATAAATTAGATGATGAATATTTCCGTAAAGTTGAGGCTATTGAGTTTGCCGTTAAATATGATGACGGTAAGGATCCCCGGGGCGTATTGTATGCCGACGTTGTGCTTATTGGCATATCCCGTACTTCCAAGACACCCTTATGCATGTACCTGGCCCATAAGCGGCTGAAAGCCGCAAACATTCCTCTTGTTCCTGAGGTAGCCCCCCCGGAGGAACTCTTTAAACTTCCACCGCGAAAAGTGATCGGGCTCACCATTAAACCGGAAATTCTTAACCCCATCCGCCAGGAACGCCTAAAAGCTTTAGGCCTGGCTTCCAATGCAGATTACGCCAGCATGGAACGAATTTTACATGAACTTGACTATGCGGAAAATATTATGAAAAAACTGGGCTGCCCTGTCATCGACGTATCCAATAAAGCCGTAGAAGAAACAGCCAGCAAAATTTTGCAAATCTATTACCGGGGTGATCGAAATGAAAAATAA
- the sdaAB gene encoding L-serine ammonia-lyase, iron-sulfur-dependent subunit beta translates to MAKYMSCFDIIGPIMVGPSSSHTAGAVRLGKMARYLLGENPRKTDIFLHGSFRETYRGHGTDLALIAGLLGLETDDTRIKESFRLAKEASLDFSFQPADLGDVHPNTVRFLLEGETGYRLEMQGSSTGGGNIVVTEINGFPVELYGNFETIITTHRDVPGVIAQVTQVLSRHGINIAFMRVARKNKGKMASMMIETDQSIPQEVLEEIKELPYMSSVRLVGKV, encoded by the coding sequence ATGGCTAAATACATGAGTTGTTTTGATATTATTGGTCCCATCATGGTAGGTCCCTCCAGTTCCCACACTGCCGGCGCTGTGAGGTTAGGTAAAATGGCCCGTTACCTGTTAGGGGAAAATCCCCGCAAAACGGACATTTTCCTTCACGGTTCTTTCCGGGAAACCTACCGGGGACATGGTACCGACCTGGCCCTGATTGCCGGTTTACTGGGCCTGGAGACAGATGACACCCGCATTAAAGAGTCTTTTCGACTGGCTAAGGAGGCCTCTTTAGATTTTTCTTTTCAACCTGCAGACCTGGGGGATGTTCATCCCAATACCGTACGTTTTCTTTTGGAAGGGGAGACGGGTTACCGCCTGGAAATGCAAGGGTCCTCCACGGGTGGGGGTAATATCGTGGTTACGGAAATCAACGGGTTTCCTGTGGAACTGTATGGTAATTTTGAAACTATCATCACTACCCACCGGGATGTGCCGGGTGTGATTGCCCAGGTGACCCAGGTCCTCTCCCGCCATGGCATTAATATAGCCTTCATGCGGGTAGCCCGTAAGAATAAAGGGAAAATGGCCAGCATGATGATTGAAACAGATCAGAGTATTCCCCAGGAAGTTTTAGAAGAAATTAAAGAGTTACCTTATATGTCCTCGGTTCGTTTAGTAGGGAAAGTGTAG
- the ppdK gene encoding pyruvate, phosphate dikinase: MKNKVYVYLFEEGKAGMKSLLGGKGANLAEMTNIGLPVPPGLTITTEACNEYFRKNREFPEGMEELLWQKLKAIEEKTGKIFGDPQNPLLVSVRSGAVVSMPGMMDTILNLGLNDETVEGLAQSTQNRRFALDCYRRFIQMFSDVVLGVEHFQFETALEKKKHELGVEQDQDLTPEALAQLIKEYKTIVKRAVGQEFPGDPKTQLLMAVRAVFNSWHNPRAEVYRRINKIPADLGTAVNVQSMVFGNMGNDSGTGVAFTRNPSNGERVLYGEYLINAQGEDVVAGIRTPQPIQKLEEDLPQVYEQFVNICRLLENHYRDMQDIEFTIERGKLYMLQTRNGKRTAHAAIKIAVDMVEEGLITREEAISRIDPASLDQLLHRRIDTSAKLNVIAKGLPASPGAASGQVVFDADKAEALGKEGKKVILVRTETTPDDIHGIVMAQGILTSRGGMTSHAAVVARGMGKCCVCGCESLKIDYEGKTARVDDIVIKEHDIISLDGSTGAVMLGEVKLIDPELSGEFQKLLTWADEIRVLGVRANADNPQDAAKAREFGAKGIGLCRTEHMFMAPDRIPIVQEMIMAETYPEREKALEKLLPMQEEDFYGILKVMSGYPVTIRLLDPPLHEFLPNIEELVVEITQLKMNNGDPEELSKLENILRKARTLHEFNPMLGHRGCRLGISYPEIYRMQARAIFQAVVRLTREGFKVIPEVEIPLVIDKNELAILRRDVEEVAQEVMKETGLKFEYTVGTMIELPRACLTAGEIAEVADFFAFGTNDLTQTTLGFSRDDAEGKFMNHYLEKKILTSNPFIVLDREGVGKLMELAVKGGREKKPGFKVGICGEHGGEPSSIEFCHLLNLDYVSCSPFRVPIARLAAAQAKIKHG; the protein is encoded by the coding sequence ATGAAAAATAAGGTCTATGTCTATCTCTTTGAGGAAGGTAAAGCAGGCATGAAGTCACTGCTGGGGGGTAAAGGAGCAAACCTGGCCGAGATGACCAACATCGGTCTTCCTGTACCGCCCGGCCTGACCATTACTACGGAAGCATGTAACGAGTATTTCCGGAAGAACCGGGAATTTCCCGAGGGTATGGAGGAGCTTTTATGGCAAAAGCTGAAGGCCATAGAAGAAAAGACAGGAAAAATTTTCGGCGATCCTCAAAACCCCTTGCTTGTATCGGTACGGTCAGGAGCCGTTGTCTCCATGCCGGGTATGATGGATACCATTCTCAATTTGGGTCTCAACGATGAAACAGTGGAAGGATTGGCCCAGTCCACCCAGAACCGGCGTTTTGCCCTGGATTGCTATCGCCGTTTCATCCAGATGTTTTCCGATGTGGTCCTGGGCGTAGAACACTTCCAGTTTGAAACGGCTTTGGAGAAAAAGAAGCACGAGCTTGGCGTGGAGCAGGACCAGGATTTAACACCTGAAGCCCTGGCCCAATTAATTAAAGAATACAAGACCATCGTAAAACGGGCGGTGGGCCAGGAATTCCCCGGTGACCCCAAGACCCAGCTTTTAATGGCTGTCCGTGCCGTCTTTAATTCCTGGCATAATCCACGGGCTGAGGTTTACCGCCGCATCAACAAAATACCTGCCGATTTAGGCACGGCGGTCAATGTTCAATCTATGGTCTTTGGCAATATGGGTAATGATTCCGGTACGGGTGTGGCCTTTACCAGGAACCCCTCTAACGGTGAGAGGGTCCTCTATGGCGAATACTTGATTAATGCCCAGGGTGAGGATGTAGTGGCCGGTATCCGTACTCCCCAGCCCATTCAAAAATTAGAGGAAGACCTGCCCCAGGTTTATGAACAGTTTGTAAACATCTGCAGGCTTCTGGAAAACCATTACCGGGATATGCAGGATATTGAATTTACCATTGAGCGGGGTAAACTATATATGCTCCAGACCCGTAACGGTAAAAGAACGGCTCATGCCGCCATTAAGATTGCTGTGGATATGGTGGAAGAAGGCCTTATCACCAGGGAAGAAGCCATAAGCAGGATCGATCCCGCATCGTTAGATCAACTCCTGCACAGACGTATAGACACAAGCGCTAAATTAAATGTGATTGCCAAAGGGCTCCCCGCTTCCCCCGGGGCAGCGTCAGGCCAGGTGGTCTTTGATGCCGACAAAGCGGAAGCCCTGGGTAAAGAAGGGAAAAAGGTCATACTGGTACGTACGGAAACAACCCCCGATGATATTCACGGGATTGTCATGGCGCAGGGTATTCTCACCAGCCGCGGCGGCATGACCAGCCACGCGGCCGTTGTAGCCCGGGGTATGGGCAAATGCTGTGTCTGTGGCTGTGAAAGCCTGAAAATTGATTACGAAGGTAAAACAGCCCGTGTCGATGATATAGTCATTAAAGAACACGATATTATCTCCCTGGATGGCAGTACGGGCGCCGTTATGTTGGGTGAGGTTAAGCTCATAGACCCCGAGTTGAGCGGGGAATTTCAAAAACTCCTGACCTGGGCCGATGAGATACGCGTACTTGGGGTAAGAGCCAATGCCGATAATCCCCAGGATGCCGCCAAGGCCAGGGAATTTGGGGCTAAAGGCATCGGTCTCTGCCGTACGGAGCATATGTTTATGGCACCGGACCGGATTCCTATCGTCCAGGAAATGATTATGGCCGAAACTTACCCCGAAAGGGAAAAAGCTTTAGAAAAGCTCCTACCCATGCAGGAAGAGGACTTTTACGGGATACTCAAAGTAATGAGCGGCTATCCCGTCACCATCCGTCTCCTGGATCCTCCCCTCCATGAGTTCCTGCCTAATATAGAGGAACTGGTGGTAGAAATAACCCAGCTTAAAATGAACAACGGAGACCCGGAAGAGTTGTCTAAGTTGGAGAATATTTTACGAAAAGCGAGAACCCTCCACGAATTTAACCCCATGTTGGGTCACCGGGGCTGCCGTCTGGGTATTAGCTATCCCGAGATTTACCGGATGCAGGCCCGGGCCATTTTCCAGGCTGTTGTCCGCCTGACCCGGGAGGGCTTCAAGGTCATTCCCGAAGTGGAAATACCCCTGGTGATTGACAAGAACGAGCTGGCTATCTTACGCCGTGATGTGGAAGAGGTAGCCCAAGAAGTTATGAAAGAAACAGGGCTGAAGTTTGAATATACAGTAGGGACTATGATTGAACTGCCCAGGGCTTGTCTTACAGCGGGAGAAATTGCGGAAGTCGCTGACTTTTTTGCCTTCGGTACCAATGACTTAACGCAGACAACCCTTGGCTTCAGCCGTGATGACGCCGAAGGGAAGTTTATGAACCATTACCTGGAGAAAAAGATTCTTACCAGCAATCCCTTTATTGTCCTGGACCGGGAAGGTGTAGGAAAATTAATGGAGTTGGCCGTTAAAGGAGGCCGGGAGAAAAAGCCAGGATTCAAGGTGGGTATCTGCGGTGAGCACGGGGGGGAACCCAGTTCCATTGAATTCTGCCACCTGTTGAACCTGGATTATGTAAGCTGTTCTCCTTTCCGTGTGCCCATCGCCCGCCTGGCTGCAGCCCAGGCTAAAATCAAACATGGCTAG